One genomic region from Pseudochaenichthys georgianus chromosome 15, fPseGeo1.2, whole genome shotgun sequence encodes:
- the LOC117459415 gene encoding titin homolog isoform X1 yields MQIQEQQAKADQAKLQQTQEKQVQFDQNNTKVVKMENFLINHVQVEDVKQETVLKVSINASGEFAEQPSTQISKAKDTKAELELTKVELAKEDNMHERSPVTQQVEREPDRVEIVKTDLAKAKAELAKIKEKMRGAQKEKVRNTVLTKENGSKTDDCLKININTNADQEQSTQMHQQRDDSVLSKQYLDQVNSGVNEYVRLRAKYGFIDTTSPTSNNVLAAGNVSSNDVDEIPVVSLDEVETKNKSSPTSRVATDNTQNEDEAGSLKPKELTDSQYVYSESSKEFKLSGDNYLPFNEDETAITDNVTDKVKDDSLEKSKKSDPLKHTDISEQRDSHPPKLFPFERNEGSDKGLHFTPPRALSSKERAQTKQEILTSRIKAHAEKEISAIKEKGFAVREGFMSNNPARQLSGSQSMIIRQRPPAQEMSKKHEMSSNYTLKQIQMDPVKSFSPPSSASIPLNSAAISSKLLCHEELIKSNDNGAKTSKKTKDRSYNMSANEGLVENQKNENQTGIKSPIQSKEQTPKNKQEKQDADQGKSSRQKEGLKDNVDVKTEHLNKKKEEPSIAIAAVESESSKPMTTEETEIKHEAVHEDSAHSLNIVFGQNETLVTDESLKITGIMVSVRERKQSMDKGQSNMSTLEQINRKDCNNSELDKCNSSLGLEVSKGNTSSMEFSMVKPKVEVVRNTHSTKKEDQTNVGMNNHHENRQETSTLEARMKNVSETVTEKNTNLQQESSTIIVKSLVEKGAPSTVTELAKNKVLAESQPLLYKQDIMANKIKDQTKETARENSAKSRRKDKVKISTEQNDRPTTHTNNNSKPKVIENTNGADTETLIKHDIQPSAKEEMSTVRNPSKSRNIDGNSAPLVEENMCDSTPPKPFIKISPSINLTENENTHVSPKHQYEEKHMEKNNQDDDNVNIGSTAIRVVPAITDKINLKMVGKHSVTTIPSDVLAPDEFKQDGQSSLGEKVNTLNTEDRSKVLAPANSEKQAQDSLEEKWTVQSVLSSVKRLSDSLKISNQENSINTTIENTQAEKGQPQRVNMRETVDDLKKQPMVGDYFQVQGVSDTNDDTQNCTNVEVTSDAVSKEKELPGLLPNKAAISNKSCNEEKHVVDQSERKTVETSSAKVQDDNVKRKNGKTEDNLASKQSDDPTEKQSNTNEKTEASQAVHIRTHQTVKQPSLSARERQRSRNTHPTYEDTDKEKPQVKPKPKQRVSTIPEISALADYARLKVIVSEDEANPIQEFPPNKKEGLFPIIQTRHSRRPVFTADPQVLPVKQKSVPKKTEVNSKLNKEPKPVVFPITEKEHQRTGMFKLGDKERQDKMQMAAKANKGILDSKQAQQLKEASKSPTNYLSNQRSEKQVAGTDNQIVCQEEQSIHQPNNPPSLSTTSVNRLRSNSASQHLKTMDSSNPPEHVVGEGYSVEDTTATPRKDGKIENALANIGEDKRRQKMLATRHEEIEAQQRSRAKQFEEKEASRIEEEKRAEEMRVKQMIEENRASLAQEERRAAQREEERRIREREAIAAKIKERREKQRAAERRAEEEKASQEKEATRAKQIEEERRIKEIEEKRRTKVEEERRATLRKEEELLKENEEKRRRQQEEKAVQEEQQRRAKQIEEKEAARNAEEERITQMKEKADQKIEEQRRERQKREEWMRTQREEDKKRAVEKALIKKREERRAKEEMTRLIEESQAEIKEEGERVARERMQTQREEEIRAQRREEKHHTFTDHRETERATQMEEQKRATPKMDSLQYYAITSTDSEKPRERQLCSPSASQQRQNPSGLGSAEDSGCYTRSYRPHAAASPALSLPRSNSSSPALGVKPSMFRVKDNTFRGSSLTKSVKPRLHKSFGEDFRVGSPLERGDEEQEIMRRSAGTPDTGLNRLAAIKESSTYPYSSQDYSAHLSQHRPYSRRSIVLDEDDSRSVISNMSEDGESCATSAADLADLRGLYDYERPESACSYSSDMSRSMGKPPTVPPKSEKALRRAKRLTTRRIKKDISKTVADSPVGVEKSLQEDANIPSSIEVCSNIRRAVASPHFSSPVSLAHAPAAGSGLAYLHSQHQSSHSYASPHATGPISLAVASPHATAPVSISVAPPNAAGCASHTSALKTVAHVSSSPTLHHAKHPAPAPVTQYHVESSYPHSYPMTQRKVLQDLGSGQYFVVDVPVQVKTKTFFDPETGKYVQLNVRESGQSTSRAPPQQTYTQPQLQPHMQVKVQQQSQVSPAGKPFGVYQGNHGYPKDYQAPSINSVRSHSLSAPVTVHQNQQSVRQSHSYGHTAPEMGQNCDGHCYSPEKTPYMDTVNDKDKTYNTVYNTHGPYESFPEFDTNSQLAGSPVCENDNSAHSQSQPRDIISISELDDFMEMSDW; encoded by the coding sequence ATGCAAATACAAGAGCAACAAGCTAAAGCAGATCAAGCTAAACTACAGCAGACACAAGAGAAACAAGTTCAATTCGACCAAAATAACACTAAGGTAGTTAAAATGGAAAATTTCCTAATAAATCACGTTCAAGTTGAAGATGTAAAACAAGAGACAGTTTTGAAGGTTTCAATAAATGCTAGTGGAGAATTTGCCGAGCAACCTTCAACTCAGATAAGTAAAGCCAAAGACACAAAGGCAGAGTTAGAACTAACCAAAGTTGAGCTAGCTAAAGAAGATAATATGCATGAAAGGTCGCCAGTGACACAGCAGGTCGAAAGAGAGCCGGATAGAGTTGAGATAGTTAAGACAGACTTGGCTAAAGCTAAAGCTGAATTGgctaaaataaaagagaaaatgaGAGGAGCGCAAAAGGAGAAAGTCAGAAATACAGTTCTAACAAAAGAAAATGGGAGTAAGACAGATGATTGTTTAAAGATAAATATCAATACAAATGCAGATCAAGAGCAGTCAACACAAATGCATCAACAGAGGGATGACTCAGTTTTAAGCAAGCAATATTTAGATCAAGTTAATAGTGGGGTTAATGAATATGTGCGTCTTCGAGCGAAATATGGTTTTATTGATACAACTTCACCAACCAGCAACAACGTGTTGGCAGCAGGAAATGTTTCTTCAAATGACGTTGATGAAATACCAGTTGTATCTCTTGATGAAGttgaaacaaaaaataaatctaGTCCTACAAGCAGAGTTgcaacagataacacacagaaTGAGGATGAAGCAGGCAGCTTGAAACCTAAGGAGTTGACAGATAGTCAGTATGTTTATAGTGAGTCATCAAAGGAATTCAAATTATCTGGTGATAATTATTTACCTTTCAATGAAGATGAAACAGCAATTACTGACAATGTTACTGATAAAGTTAAGGATGACAGTCTTGAAAAGTCGAAGAAATCTGACCCTCTGAAACACACTGATATTTCAGAACAAAGAGATTCTCATCCGCCTAAACTGTTCCCCTTCGAGCGAAATGAAGGTTCAGATAAAGGTTTGCACTTCACCCCTCCCAGAGCATTGTCCAGCAAAGAGAGAGCACAGACCAAACAGGAGATTCTGACCTCAAGGATAAAAGCCCATGCTGAAAAAGAAATTTCAGCCATCAAGGAAAAGGGGTTTGCAGTAAGAGAAGGGTTTATGTCCAACAATCCTGCCAGGCAGTTATCAGGTAGTCAGAGTATGATTATACGACAGAGGCCACCAGCACAGGAAATGTCTAAAAAACATGAAATGTCCAGTAATTACACCCTAAAGCAAATACAGATGGATCCAGTCAAATCTTTTTCACCTCCAAGCTCTGCTTCAATCCCACTTAACTCTGCCGCAATCTCCAGTAAGTTATTGTGCCATGAAGAACTAATTAAGAGCAATGACAATGGGGCCAAAACATCAAAAAAGACAAAAGATAGAAGTTATAACATGAGCGCAAATGAGGGATTGGTTGAAAATCAAAAGAACGAGAATCAAACTGGAATTAAGTCACCAATACAAAGTAAGGAGCAGACACCCAAAAACAAGCAAGAAAAGCAGGACGCAGATCAAGGAAAAAGCTCAAGGCAGAAAGAGGGACTAAAAGACAATGTTGATGTAAAAACTGAACATCTCAACAAGAAGAAAGAGGAGCCATCAATAGCTATAGCTGCGGTTGAATCTGAAAGCTCAAAACCTATGACGACAGAAGAGACGGAAATTAAACATGAAGCTGTACATGAGGACTCAGCACATTCACTAAATATTGTCTTTGGTCAGAACGAGACCCTAGTAACTGATGAGAGCTTGAAGATCACAGGAATAATGGTTAGTGTGCGAGAAAGAAAGCAATCTATGGACAAAGGTCAGAGTAATATGAGCACTCTAGAACAAATTAATCGTAAAGATTGCAATAATTCAGAGCTAGATAAATGTAATTCCAGCTTGGGTCTGGAAGTAAGTAAAGGAAATACATCTTCAATGGAATTTAGCATGGTAAAGCCAAAGGTTGAAGTTGTACGGAACACTCATtctacaaagaaggaagatcaAACTAATGTTGGTATGAATAATCATCACGAAAACAGGCAAGAAACTTCAACCCTAGAAGCTAGAATGAAAAATGTGTCTGAGACTGTCACAGAGAAAAATACTAATCTCCAGCAGGAGAGTTCTACTATAATTGTAAAATCCCTGGTTGAAAAAGGTGCACCCTCCACAGTCACTGAACTTGCTAAAAATAAAGTGTTGGCGGAATCGCAACCCCTTCTCTACAAACAGGACATAATGGCAAATAAAATTAAAGATCAAACAAAAGAAACGGCAAGAGAAAACTCAGCAAAAAGCAGGAGAAAAGATAAAGTAAAGATTAGTACCGAACAAAACGATCGTCCAACAACACATACCAACAACAACTCCAAGCCCAAAGTGATAGAGAACACAAATGGTGCTGATACTGAAACTCTGATAAAACATGACATCCAGCCGTCAGCAAAAGAAGAAATGTCAACTGTCAGAAATCCATCCAAAAGCAGAAACATAGATGGCAACAGTGCACCCCTAGTGGAAGAAAACATGTGTGACTCTACACCACCAAAGCCATTCATCAAAATCAGTCCCTCAATTAATTTAACTGAGAATGAAAACACCCATGTGTCTCCAAAACATCAGTATGAAGAGAAACACATGGAAAAAAATAACCAAGATGATGATAATGTGAATATAGGCAGCACTGCCATCAGAGTTGTGCCCGCAATAACTGACAAGATCAATCTGAAAATGGTGGGAAAACATAGTGTCACCACTATCCCCTCTGATGTACTTGCACCGGATGAGTTTAAACAAGATGGACAATCCAGTCTTGGAGAAAAAGTAAACACTTTAAACACTGAAGACAGAAGCAAAGTCCTTGCTCCAGCAAACAGTGAGAAGCAGGCACAAGACAGTTTGGAAGAAAAATGGACAGTACAAAGTGTGTTGTCCAGTGTTAAAAGGCTTTCTGATTCACTGAAAATCAGCAATCAAGAAAACAGCATAAACACAACCATTGAGAACACTCAGGCTGAAAAAGGACAGCCTCAAAGAGTCAATATGAGAGAAACAGTGGACGATTTAAAGAAACAACCAATGGTGGGAGACTACTTCCAAGTACAAGGGGTATCAGACACTAATGATGACACACAAAACTGTACAAATGTTGAAGTTACGTCAGATGCGGTTTCAAAAGAAAAGGAACTTCCAGGATTACTACCAAACAAGGCAGCTATCAGCAATAAATCATGCAATGAAGAAAAACATGTGGTTGATCAAAGTGAAaggaaaacagtggaaacaagtTCAGCAAAAGTTCAAGATGATAATGTGAAAAGGAAAAATGGGAAAACAGAAGATAACCTGGCTTCGAAACAGAGTGATGATCCCACAGAGAAACAGAGTAATACAAATGAGAAGACAGAAGCCAGTCAAGCTGTTCACATCAGAACACATCAAACAGTGAAGCAGCCCAGTTTATCAGCAAGGGAAAGGCAGAGGTCAAGAAATACCCACCCAACATATGAGGATACAGATAAGGAAAAACCTCAAGTTAAACCAAAGCCAAAACAAAGGGTATCCACAATACCTGAGATATCAGCACTTGCAGACTATGCCAGGTTAAAAGTTATTGTTTCAGAAGATGAAGCAAACCCAATTCAGGAATTCCCGCCTAACAAAAAGGAGGGATTATTTCCAATAATACAGACTCGCCATAGCAGACGTCCGGTGTTCACTGCTGACCCACAAGTCCTCCCTGTGAAACAGAAAAGCGTGCCAAAAAAGACGGAGGTCAACTCCAAGTTGAACAAAGAGCCCAAACCTGTAGTATTTCCAATTACAGAGAAAGAACACCAAAGGACGGGGATGTTCAAGTTGGGCGACAaagaaagacaagacaaaaTGCAAATGGCTGCCAAAGCCAATAAAGGTATATTGGATTCAAAACAAGCACAACAACTCAAAGAAGCAAGCAAGTCACCAACAAATTATCTTTCGAACCAGAGAAGTGAAAAACAAGTGGCTGGAACTGATAACCAAATAGTTTGTCAAGAAGAACAAAGCATTCATCAGCCAAATAATCCTCCGTCGCTATCGACAACCTCAGTCAACAGGCTACGAAGCAATTCTGCATCACAACACCTCAAGACAATGGATAGCTCCAATCCACCTGAACACGTTGTGGGAGAAGGGTACAGTGTAGAAGACACCACAGCAACTCCAAGAAAAGATGGGAAGATTGAAAATGCACTGGCTAACATTGGGGAAGATAAAAGGAGACAAAAAATGCTTGCAACTCGGCATGAGGAAATCGAGGCACAACAGCGTAGTAGAGCAAAACAGTTTGAGGAAAAAGAAGCTTCTAGGATTGAGGAGGAGAAAAGAGCAGAAGAAATGAGAGTTAAACAAATGATAGAGGAAAATAGAGCTTCTCTGGCTCAAGAAGAGAGGAGAGCTGctcagagagaagaggagaggagaataaGGGAACGGGAGGCCATTGCTGCTAAAATCAAGGAGAGGCGGGAAAAACAGAGAGCAGCAGAAAGAagagcagaagaagaaaaagcatCTCAAGAAAAAGAGGCGACCAGAGCAAAACAAATAGAAGAAGAACGGAGAATAAAAGAAATTGAGGAGAAGAGGAGAACAAAGGTTGAGGAGGAGagaagagcaacattaagaaagGAGGAAGAGTTGCTCAAAGAAAATGAGGAGAAAAGGAGGAGACAGCAAGAGGAGAAAGCTGTTCAAgaggagcagcagaggagaGCCAAACAGATTGAGGAGAAGGAAGCTGCTCGAAATGCGGAGGAGGAAAGAATCACACAGATGAAAGAGAAAGCAGATCAGAAGATTGAAgagcagaggagagagaggcagaaaaGGGAAGAATGGATGAGAACTCAGAGAGAGGAGGACAAGAAGAGAGCTGTTGAAAAAGCACTTataaaaaaaagagaagaacGGAGAGCCAAAGAGGAGATGACCAGACTCATTGAGGAAAGCCAAGCAGAAAtaaaagaggagggggagagagtGGCAAGAGAACGGATGCAAACTCAAAGAGAAGAGGAGATCAGGGCTCAGAGGAGGGAAGAGAAACATCACACGTTTACTGATCACAGAGAAACGGAGAGAGCCACTCAGATGGAGGAGCAGAAAAGAGCAACACCAAAGATGGATTCCCTCCAGTACTATGCCATCACCTCAACAGATTCAGAGAAACCCAGAGAAAGACAGCTGTGCTCCCCTTCAGCTTCTCAACAAAGACAGAATCCCTCCGGGCTTGGGTCAGCCGAGGACTCAGGATGCTACACGAGGTCTTATAGGCCACATGCAGCTGCATCTCCAGCACTATCTTTGCCCCGCTCAAACAGCTCCTCTCCTGCTCTGGGAGTCAAGCCCTCAATGTTCAGGGTGAAAGACAACACTTTCAGAGGTTCCTCCCTCACCAAGTCGGTCAAACCACGCCTCCATAAAAGCTTTGGAGAGGATTTCCGGGTAGGATCACCCCTGgagagaggagatgaagagCAGGAGATAATGAGACGCAGCGCTGGTACTCCTGACACAGGTTTAAACAGACTTGCTGCTATCAAAGAATCCTCCACGTATCCATATTCATCTCAAGATTACTCAGCCCATCTCTCCCAGCACAGACCGTACTCAAGGAGGAGCATTGTTCTCGATGAAGACGACTCTCGCTCCGTCATCAGCAACATGTCCGAGGATGGCGAGAGTTGTGCCACCAGTGCAGCAGACCTTGCAGACCTACGAGGCCTGTATGACTACGAGAGACCAGAATCGGCCTGTAGCTACAGCAGTGATATGTCCCGTTCTATGGGCAAGCCTCCAACTGTTCCTCCAAAGAGTGAGAAAGCCTTGCGAAGAGCAAAAAGGTTGACAACTCGTAGAATAAAGAAGGATATCTCTAAAACGGTAGCAGACAGCCCTGTTGGAGTTGAGAAGTCTCTTCAAGAAGACGCCAATATTCCTTCCTCCATTGAGGTATGCTCCAACATCCGCCGAGCTGTGGCTTCCCCTCATTtttcctcacctgtctccctcgcTCATGCTCCAGCAGCGGGGTCTGGCTTGGCTTATTTACACTCTCAGCACCAATCTTCTCACAGCTATGCTTCCCCCCATGCCACTGGTCCTATCTCCCTCGCAGTTGCATCACCTCATGCCACTGCCCCCGTTTCCATCTCTGTTGCCCCGCCTAATGCTGCTGGCTGTGCTTCCCACACTTCTGCTCTTAAGACAGTTGCTCATGTTTCTTCTTCTCCCACTCTCCATCATGCCAAACACCCAGCTCCAGCTCCAGTGACACAGTACCATGTAGAGTCAAGCTACCCCCATTCCTACCCAATGACCCAGCGTAAGGTGCTGCAAGACCTCGGCTCTGGTCAGTATTTTGTGGTTGATGTGCCGGTTCAAGTTAAAACTAAGACTTTCTTCGACCCAGAGACGGGAAAGTATGTCCAGCTGAATGTGCGCGAGTCTGGCCAAAGCACCTCCCGAGCCCCGCCCCAGCAGACGTACACACAACCTCAGCTCCAACCACACATGCAGGTCAAGGTTCAACAACAGTCCCAGGTCTCTCCAGCTGGCAAGCCTTTTGGGGTTTATCAAGGCAACCATGGTTATCCCAAAGACTACCAAGCTCCATCTATCAACTCTGTGCGCTCCCACAGTTTATCGGCCCCTGTGACCGTCCACCAGAACCAGCAGTCTGTCAGGCAGAGCCACAGCTATGGACACACAGCCCCTGAGATGGGACAGAACTGTGACGGGCATTGCTACAGCCCAGAGAAGACTCCATACATGGACACAGTTAATGATAAAGACAAAACATATAACACAGTTTACAACACACATGGCCCATATGAATCCTTCCCAGAGTTTGACACAAACAGCCAGCTTGCAGGAAGCCCGGTTTGTGAAAATGATAACTCAGCCCACTCACAAAGTCAGCCCCGTGATATAATAAGCATCAGTGAACTGGATGACTTTATGGAGATGTCTGACTGGTGA